The Petrotoga mobilis SJ95 genomic sequence TCGTCTATTCACGAATAAAGCACTCCTTCTAAAAGATAATCTTTTTAAAATCCGTATGCTGCAACGTAACCAGCCTGTTCAACTAACTCTTGACCTCTTTTTGATAGTCCAAATGTCAAATATTGTTTAACTGGACCAGTTTCTGGGTAACCGTTTGTAGCATCAACAAACATATACAATGGTCTTGAGATTGGATATACAGAATTTAAAATATTCAGTTTTGTTGGTTGTACACCTTCAACCGATAAAACTTTTACATCGTCAGTTACGTAACCTACACCTGTATAAGCTATGGCATACATGTTTTGTGCAACTGCTTGTATTTCCGCTTGGGTAGATTCTAACATCTGAACTGTTGGAGTCATCCTTTTACCCTCTAAAACTTTTTCTACAAATGTTTCATAGGTTCCTGAGGCTGTGTTCCTTGAATATACAACGATTCTTTGACCTGGTAAATTAGGGCTCAATTGGTTCCATCTTGTGATTTCACCAGTGTAAATTTTTGCCAATTCTTCTATAGTGATATCATCAATTCCAAGATTCGGATTAACTATTACTGCTATTCCATCGTATCCTAAAACAACGGGAATGAAGTACTTACCTTCTTCATGCATCTGCTCTAATTCAGAATCTTTAAGCCATCTACTTGAGTTTGCAATGTCTGTTGTTCCGTTGAATAAAGCAGCAATACCGGTTGAAGAGCCAGCACCTTCCAATGTGATTGTTAAATCGGGATACATATCTTTTAACTCTTCAATCCAAAGTTGAGCTACTGGAAAAATCGTGTTTGAACCTTTTAGAACAAGTGTTTCTGCAAAACTGAAAAGAGCTATACCAACTAAAACAAACGTTAATAATACTTTCTTCACAATATTTCCCTCCTTAATTTATGTTTTCGATGTTATTATAACAATCTTTTTTTTAGGTAAAATCAAGTGATATTAAGAAATATTAAGGAGGTACTTTCATTGATATTTAACCATAATTGATGAACCTAAAAATAAAAATGCTATTACAATTTGATAAATTTTTTAAGCTTTTATTCTGTTTCAAATTTCTAGAATTTGTGCTATAATTTTATTGTACTGTTTTTAAATGAAATAAGTAATTATTTTTAAGAATCGTTAAGAGGTGTTTGATTATGTTGATTGAATCGAAAAGTTATGAGAAAGAAGTAGAAAAGCTATTAAATGTGAAGCTTACTAAAAAAGAAAAAGAAAGAATAAAAATTGCCTATGAATTGGCTGAAACATCTCATAGTGGTCAATTTAGGGATTCTGGTGAGGAATTTTTTGAGCATCCAAAAAGTGTTGGATTGATACTCGCAGGTTTAAAAATGGATGTGGATACTATTATAGCTGGTCTTTTGCACGATGTAGTTGAAGATTGTGGTGTTTCAATAGATAAAATAAAAG encodes the following:
- a CDS encoding phosphate ABC transporter substrate-binding protein PstS family protein, translated to MKKVLLTFVLVGIALFSFAETLVLKGSNTIFPVAQLWIEELKDMYPDLTITLEGAGSSTGIAALFNGTTDIANSSRWLKDSELEQMHEEGKYFIPVVLGYDGIAVIVNPNLGIDDITIEELAKIYTGEITRWNQLSPNLPGQRIVVYSRNTASGTYETFVEKVLEGKRMTPTVQMLESTQAEIQAVAQNMYAIAYTGVGYVTDDVKVLSVEGVQPTKLNILNSVYPISRPLYMFVDATNGYPETGPVKQYLTFGLSKRGQELVEQAGYVAAYGF